In a genomic window of Aeromonas veronii:
- a CDS encoding glycosyltransferase family 25 protein, translated as MKIYVVSLERSSERREGITKHLSGLGIAFEFFSAVDGRVEETPGYDDEQRIKEKGHSLTLGERGCFSSHRALWAKCVLLKEPILILEDDVDFSDSFLNCVKDLDDILSHYRYVRLGRGPLKKMPMFGAYYSMQHLNGVEGHSLVKYLRGPSCCHGYALSPTAAEKFLSYSESWWWPVDDYMDSEYIHGVCDYGIEPPIVLQTDLPSEIGYSERENKGKRSLFSRARKEVFRFRGDLLSYLFNLVIYIKNSRR; from the coding sequence ATGAAGATATATGTTGTTAGTCTGGAACGTTCCAGTGAGCGTAGGGAAGGAATCACAAAGCATTTGTCTGGTTTAGGCATTGCATTTGAGTTTTTCTCCGCGGTAGATGGTCGCGTAGAAGAAACTCCAGGATATGATGATGAGCAAAGAATAAAAGAGAAGGGTCACTCACTAACTCTGGGTGAAAGAGGCTGTTTTTCAAGTCATAGAGCATTGTGGGCAAAGTGTGTTTTATTAAAAGAGCCAATATTAATTTTAGAGGATGATGTAGATTTTTCTGATTCGTTTTTAAATTGTGTCAAAGACCTCGATGATATATTATCGCATTATCGTTATGTGCGATTAGGGCGAGGACCACTAAAAAAGATGCCAATGTTTGGCGCATATTATTCTATGCAACATCTTAATGGAGTAGAGGGGCACTCACTCGTCAAGTATTTGAGAGGGCCGAGTTGCTGTCATGGATACGCGCTGTCGCCTACAGCTGCGGAAAAATTTCTCAGTTACTCAGAGTCATGGTGGTGGCCAGTGGATGACTATATGGATAGTGAATATATTCATGGTGTTTGTGACTATGGTATTGAGCCACCGATCGTATTGCAAACAGACCTGCCATCTGAAATTGGATATTCTGAACGAGAAAATAAAGGAAAACGCTCTCTATTTTCGAGAGCGAGAAAGGAGGTGTTTCGTTTTCGCGGCGATTTATTAAGCTATTTATTCAATCTTGTTATCTATATTAAGAATTCGCGGCGTTGA
- a CDS encoding 3-deoxy-D-manno-octulosonic acid transferase produces the protein MFSVNQLLTGDQTQMLYKGYLGAYEGVWLSYGNAASAVGNVPGSLSAWLIGGPLLLWDSPYAPMVLLLAMRLVGFLLFDAVIRQVFADPVSKGNARLLFLVLCWLNPWFQYESLLYNPSYLFLFSAMHCWSAWHMRERASFWHTIVHLLAIGMAMQLHYSWPLLAVISTYLFWRRILKVSWSGVVVATLLIGASLIPYAMEVMSNSQITQNVDPEARQRYIGWGLVHVYPVLKSVLYWLRYGSWLFASKLVNDTQFIWLAGHEYLQMVAVWLWRVVIYGVGAATVLLATKANWQLWRELKQRLLRSDSAPVDGESWLGLYALAAVLAVLASAALSPIIFNYWHLMLIFPYALFPILLLLVRWSCRYPQWVGKGLLAAAVFCTAVNLIAACDSVKFSYQADYKTQVLEYLQEMQLQPK, from the coding sequence TTGTTTTCTGTTAATCAGCTCCTCACTGGCGATCAGACCCAGATGCTCTACAAGGGTTACCTTGGTGCTTATGAGGGGGTCTGGCTCAGCTATGGCAATGCGGCGAGTGCGGTGGGCAATGTGCCGGGGAGTCTGTCGGCCTGGTTGATTGGGGGGCCCTTGCTGCTGTGGGATTCACCTTATGCGCCCATGGTGCTGCTGCTGGCGATGCGGTTGGTCGGTTTCCTGCTATTTGATGCGGTGATCCGCCAGGTGTTTGCTGATCCCGTATCGAAGGGCAATGCGCGGTTGCTGTTTCTGGTGCTCTGCTGGCTCAACCCCTGGTTCCAGTACGAGAGTCTGCTCTACAACCCCTCTTATCTGTTCCTCTTCTCGGCCATGCATTGCTGGTCGGCTTGGCATATGCGGGAGAGGGCCTCCTTCTGGCACACGATTGTTCACCTGCTGGCGATCGGTATGGCGATGCAACTGCACTACTCCTGGCCGTTGCTGGCGGTCATCTCCACCTACCTCTTCTGGCGCCGCATTCTCAAGGTGAGCTGGAGCGGAGTGGTGGTGGCGACCCTGTTGATCGGTGCATCTTTGATCCCCTATGCCATGGAGGTGATGAGCAACAGCCAGATCACCCAGAATGTCGATCCCGAAGCGCGTCAGCGTTATATCGGCTGGGGGCTGGTGCATGTCTATCCGGTGCTGAAATCAGTGCTCTACTGGCTGCGGTATGGCTCCTGGCTGTTTGCCAGCAAGCTGGTCAATGACACCCAGTTCATCTGGCTGGCGGGTCATGAATACTTGCAGATGGTGGCGGTCTGGCTGTGGCGGGTGGTGATCTACGGGGTGGGCGCGGCGACTGTGCTGCTGGCGACCAAGGCCAACTGGCAGTTGTGGCGTGAACTCAAACAGCGTCTGCTGCGCAGCGACTCTGCGCCAGTGGACGGCGAAAGCTGGCTCGGTCTCTATGCGCTGGCGGCAGTGTTGGCGGTGCTGGCGAGTGCAGCGCTCTCGCCGATCATCTTCAACTACTGGCATCTGATGCTGATTTTCCCCTACGCCCTGTTCCCGATCCTGTTGTTGCTGGTGCGCTGGAGCTGTCGTTACCCGCAGTGGGTTGGCAAGGGGCTGCTGGCGGCCGCCGTGTTCTGCACCGCGGTGAACCTGATTGCGGCGTGCGACAGCGTCAAGTTCTCCTATCAGGCGGACTACAAAACCCAGGTGCTGGAGTATCTGCAAGAGATGCAGTTGCAACCCAAGTAA
- a CDS encoding TetR/AcrR family transcriptional regulator: MKTRDRIIHSATELFNDQGERNITTNHIAAHMGISPGNLYYHFRNKEDIIHSIFDQYARHLSESFVPTRNREITLQDLMGYLDAIFYLMWQFRFFYANLPDILSRDEPLQQKYLKAQEQMRSSVVALLRSLREGGIIDVSDDDLPDLGQTIKMVVTCWIPFQIAQAPNTRITKPLLYQGVLKVLFLLRPYVQPLVAGQIQQLEQHYRQLAQPAG; encoded by the coding sequence ATGAAAACCAGAGACAGGATCATTCACAGCGCAACCGAGCTGTTCAACGATCAGGGTGAACGCAACATCACCACCAACCATATTGCGGCACACATGGGCATCAGCCCGGGCAACCTCTATTACCACTTCCGCAATAAAGAAGACATCATCCACTCCATCTTCGACCAGTATGCCCGCCACCTGAGCGAGAGCTTCGTCCCCACCCGTAACCGTGAAATCACCCTGCAAGATCTGATGGGCTATCTGGATGCCATCTTCTATCTGATGTGGCAGTTCCGCTTCTTCTACGCCAACCTGCCGGACATCCTGAGCCGCGACGAGCCACTGCAGCAGAAGTACCTCAAGGCCCAGGAGCAGATGCGCTCCTCCGTGGTCGCGCTGCTCAGGAGCCTGCGCGAAGGGGGCATCATAGATGTCAGCGATGATGACCTGCCGGATCTGGGCCAGACCATCAAGATGGTGGTGACCTGCTGGATCCCGTTCCAGATAGCTCAGGCTCCAAACACCCGCATCACCAAACCGCTGCTCTATCAGGGCGTCTTGAAGGTGCTGTTCCTGCTGCGCCCTTATGTGCAACCCCTGGTGGCCGGACAGATCCAGCAGCTGGAGCAACACTACCGCCAGCTGGCCCAACCAGCAGGGTGA
- a CDS encoding glycine C-acetyltransferase gives MSNGFYRHLTEQLNQVQADGLYKQERIITSAQQASIAVGGEQVLNFCANNYLGLANHPDLIAAAHQGLDSHGFGMASVRFICGTQDQHKALEQKMSAFLGTEDTILYSSCFDANGGLFETLFGAEDAIISDALNHASIIDGVRLCKAKRYRYANNDMAELEAQLKQADADGARFKLIATDGVFSMDGVIADLKSICDLADKYDALVMVDDSHAVGFIGENGRGTHEYCGVLDRVDIITGTLGKALGGASGGYTSGKKEVIDWLRQRSRPYLFSNSLAPSIVAATIKVIDMLAEGHDLRARLKENSRYFRERMSAAGFTLAGADHAIIPVMLGDAKLASEMASRMLAAGIYVVGFSFPVVPKGQARIRTQMSAAHTREQLDKAIDAFIRIGRELGVI, from the coding sequence ATGTCTAACGGATTCTATCGTCACCTGACCGAGCAACTGAACCAGGTGCAAGCTGATGGGTTGTACAAGCAGGAGCGCATCATCACCTCCGCCCAGCAGGCCAGCATCGCCGTCGGCGGTGAGCAGGTACTGAACTTCTGTGCCAACAACTATCTGGGGCTAGCCAATCATCCGGATCTGATCGCCGCCGCCCATCAGGGGCTCGACAGCCACGGCTTCGGCATGGCCTCGGTGCGCTTTATCTGTGGCACCCAGGACCAGCACAAAGCGCTGGAGCAGAAGATGTCCGCCTTCCTCGGCACCGAGGACACCATCCTCTACTCCTCCTGCTTCGATGCCAACGGCGGCCTGTTCGAGACCCTGTTCGGCGCCGAAGATGCCATCATCTCCGATGCCCTCAACCACGCCTCCATCATCGACGGCGTACGACTGTGCAAGGCCAAGCGCTATCGCTACGCCAACAACGACATGGCCGAGCTGGAAGCCCAGCTCAAACAGGCAGATGCCGATGGCGCCCGCTTCAAGCTGATCGCCACCGATGGCGTCTTCTCCATGGATGGCGTCATCGCCGACCTCAAATCCATCTGCGATCTGGCGGACAAATACGATGCGTTGGTGATGGTGGATGACTCCCACGCCGTCGGCTTTATCGGCGAGAACGGCCGCGGCACCCATGAATATTGTGGTGTGCTGGATCGGGTCGACATCATCACCGGCACCCTGGGCAAGGCGCTCGGCGGTGCCTCCGGTGGCTACACCTCCGGCAAGAAAGAGGTGATAGACTGGCTGCGTCAGCGCTCCCGCCCCTACCTCTTCTCCAACTCGCTGGCCCCCTCCATCGTCGCTGCCACCATCAAGGTGATCGACATGCTGGCCGAGGGGCACGATCTGCGCGCCCGCCTGAAAGAGAACAGCCGCTACTTCCGCGAGCGGATGAGCGCCGCTGGCTTCACCCTGGCGGGTGCCGATCACGCCATCATTCCGGTGATGCTGGGGGATGCCAAGCTCGCCTCCGAAATGGCGAGCCGCATGCTGGCTGCCGGCATCTATGTGGTGGGCTTCTCCTTCCCGGTCGTGCCCAAGGGTCAGGCGCGCATTCGCACCCAGATGTCTGCCGCCCACACCCGCGAGCAGCTGGACAAGGCGATCGACGCCTTCATCCGCATCGGCCGTGAACTCGGCGTTATCTGA
- the tdh gene encoding L-threonine 3-dehydrogenase, protein MKALSKLHKEVGIWMTDVPAPELGHNDLLIKIRKTAICGTDIHIYNWDEWSQKTIPVPMVVGHEYVGEVVAIGQEVRGFAIGDRVSGEGHITCGHCRNCRAGRTHLCRNTIGVGVNRPGAFAEYLVIPAFNAFKLPDNIPDELAAIFDPFGNAVHTALSFDLVGEDVLITGAGPIGIMAAAVCRHVGARHVVITDVNEYRLELARKMGATRAVNVAKEKLADVMSELGMTEGFDVGLEMSGVPSAFQEMLDKMNHGGKIAMLGIPPSTMAIDWNKVIFKGLFIKGIYGREMFETWYKMASLIQSGLDLSPIITHRFHIDEFQQGFDAMRSGHSGKVILSWDK, encoded by the coding sequence ATGAAAGCGCTCTCCAAACTGCACAAAGAAGTCGGCATCTGGATGACGGACGTGCCGGCCCCCGAGCTCGGCCACAATGACCTGCTGATCAAGATCCGCAAAACCGCCATCTGCGGTACCGATATCCATATCTACAACTGGGACGAGTGGTCCCAGAAGACCATTCCGGTGCCCATGGTGGTCGGCCATGAATATGTCGGCGAAGTGGTCGCCATCGGTCAGGAGGTGCGCGGCTTCGCCATCGGCGATCGGGTCTCCGGTGAAGGTCACATCACCTGCGGTCACTGCCGCAACTGCCGCGCCGGGCGCACTCACCTCTGCCGCAACACCATTGGCGTTGGCGTCAACCGTCCGGGCGCTTTTGCCGAGTATCTGGTGATCCCCGCCTTTAACGCCTTCAAGCTGCCGGACAACATCCCGGACGAGCTGGCCGCCATCTTCGACCCGTTCGGCAATGCGGTGCACACCGCCCTCTCCTTCGATCTGGTGGGTGAGGATGTGCTCATCACCGGGGCAGGCCCCATCGGCATCATGGCAGCCGCCGTCTGCCGCCATGTGGGTGCGCGCCACGTGGTGATCACCGACGTCAACGAATACCGGCTGGAGCTGGCCCGCAAGATGGGCGCCACCCGCGCGGTCAACGTGGCCAAGGAGAAGCTGGCTGACGTGATGAGCGAGCTGGGCATGACCGAAGGGTTTGACGTGGGGCTGGAGATGTCCGGCGTCCCGAGCGCCTTCCAGGAGATGCTCGACAAGATGAACCATGGTGGCAAGATCGCCATGCTCGGCATCCCCCCCTCCACCATGGCCATCGACTGGAACAAGGTGATCTTCAAGGGGCTGTTTATCAAAGGGATCTATGGCCGCGAGATGTTCGAGACCTGGTACAAAATGGCCAGCCTGATCCAGTCCGGGCTGGATCTCTCCCCCATCATTACCCACAGATTCCACATCGACGAATTCCAGCAGGGGTTCGATGCGATGCGCTCCGGCCACTCCGGCAAGGTGATCCTGAGCTGGGATAAATAG
- the rfaD gene encoding ADP-glyceromanno-heptose 6-epimerase — MIVVTGGAGFIGSNLVKQLNAQGRTDIVVIDDLTDGTKFVNLVDLTIADYMDKDEFQARIVSGDEFEEWDNGIEVIFHEGACSATTEWNGKFIMEVNYEYSKDLFHYCIEREIPFIYASSAATYGGRNDNFIEDPKFEQPLNVYGYSKQLFDQYVRRWMPEINSQVVGLKYFNVYGPREQHKGSMASVAFHLNTQVKKGENPKLFEGCDGFPNGGQMRDFIYVDDVCKVNLWFWQNPQHSGIFNCGTGRAEPFQNVAEAVIKHHQKGAIEYIPFPDHLKGRYQSFTQADMTKLRSVGYDAEFKTVAEGVADYMAWLNR; from the coding sequence ATGATCGTAGTAACTGGCGGTGCTGGCTTTATCGGCAGCAATCTGGTCAAGCAGCTGAACGCTCAAGGACGGACCGATATCGTGGTCATTGATGACCTGACCGATGGCACCAAGTTCGTCAACCTGGTCGATCTGACCATCGCTGACTACATGGACAAAGACGAGTTCCAGGCACGGATCGTCTCCGGTGACGAGTTTGAAGAGTGGGACAACGGCATCGAGGTGATCTTCCACGAAGGCGCCTGCTCTGCGACCACCGAGTGGAACGGCAAGTTCATCATGGAGGTCAACTACGAGTACTCCAAGGATCTGTTCCACTACTGCATCGAGCGCGAAATTCCGTTTATCTACGCCTCTTCTGCCGCCACTTACGGTGGCCGCAACGACAACTTCATCGAAGATCCCAAGTTCGAACAGCCGCTCAACGTCTACGGCTACTCCAAGCAGCTGTTCGACCAGTACGTGCGCCGCTGGATGCCGGAGATCAACTCTCAGGTAGTCGGCCTCAAGTACTTCAACGTCTACGGCCCGCGCGAGCAGCATAAAGGCTCTATGGCTTCCGTCGCCTTCCACCTCAATACCCAGGTGAAGAAGGGCGAGAATCCCAAGTTGTTCGAAGGCTGCGATGGTTTCCCGAACGGTGGCCAGATGCGCGATTTCATCTATGTGGATGACGTCTGCAAGGTCAACCTCTGGTTCTGGCAGAACCCGCAGCACTCCGGCATCTTCAACTGCGGTACCGGCCGGGCCGAGCCGTTCCAGAACGTGGCCGAGGCGGTGATCAAGCATCATCAGAAGGGTGCCATCGAGTACATTCCCTTCCCGGATCACCTCAAGGGTCGCTACCAGAGCTTCACCCAGGCCGACATGACCAAGCTGCGCAGCGTAGGCTATGACGCCGAGTTTAAAACCGTTGCCGAAGGGGTTGCGGATTATATGGCCTGGCTCAACCGCTAA
- a CDS encoding O-antigen ligase family protein, translating into MFLESEKMIMLLFKKEGLVPLIVQTSAFLFGALALAIPSGYSYGPALLAFVSLFVFWKKEYISAMEKEHKIIAALLLSYFVLFLISVIVDGSSISQLDRPSRALMAALVMPTLAKHKVKLEVLLSGFACGALIAACVAIYDKFYLGYERAFDFYSMPIQSGNISMSLGLFCLCGYFWCRANNNRYFSYLYMLGAVSGLTGSFLSGTRGGWILLPVVIVSILMMYRKVITNNERKGLLFLLAIIVTMVLTPQTGMLKRFDAAKVDIEQYIDGTNLNTSLGIRFQLWGSAFDSFKEKPFFGWGQNGLRDSQKQQLKENKISEFIYNFNYHAHNQYLEAMAKRGVVGLLVLLAMLCIPILLVKKKIPIMDPASDAYCGCVLVIVTCLTTADYNLSQAYFAHNSGITFFVFSLVLALSVSINNENQQ; encoded by the coding sequence ATGTTTTTAGAAAGTGAGAAAATGATAATGCTCTTATTTAAGAAAGAGGGACTTGTTCCTCTTATAGTACAAACATCAGCATTTTTATTTGGTGCGCTGGCCCTTGCTATTCCAAGTGGGTATTCGTATGGGCCAGCGTTGTTGGCATTCGTAAGCCTGTTTGTATTTTGGAAGAAAGAATATATTTCAGCCATGGAGAAAGAGCATAAAATAATTGCAGCATTACTTTTATCATATTTCGTACTTTTTTTAATATCGGTTATTGTCGATGGTAGTTCAATTAGCCAATTAGATAGGCCAAGCCGAGCATTAATGGCTGCACTGGTAATGCCTACACTTGCTAAACATAAAGTTAAGTTGGAAGTTTTGCTTAGTGGGTTTGCGTGTGGTGCATTAATAGCTGCTTGCGTCGCAATTTATGATAAATTCTATCTCGGGTATGAACGAGCATTCGACTTTTATTCAATGCCTATACAGTCCGGAAACATTAGTATGTCTCTCGGTCTTTTTTGTTTATGCGGCTATTTTTGGTGTCGCGCTAATAATAATAGATATTTCTCTTACCTGTATATGTTAGGTGCAGTTTCTGGTTTGACTGGGAGCTTCTTATCGGGGACAAGAGGCGGTTGGATATTGCTTCCAGTTGTGATTGTTTCGATATTAATGATGTATAGAAAAGTTATTACAAATAATGAGAGGAAGGGGTTGTTGTTTTTGCTTGCAATTATTGTGACGATGGTGCTTACACCTCAAACAGGTATGTTGAAAAGGTTTGATGCTGCGAAAGTTGATATAGAACAGTACATCGATGGTACTAATTTGAATACGTCACTTGGCATCCGTTTTCAATTGTGGGGAAGCGCTTTTGATTCATTTAAGGAGAAGCCATTTTTTGGGTGGGGTCAAAATGGTTTACGTGATTCACAGAAACAACAATTAAAAGAAAATAAAATTTCCGAGTTTATATATAACTTTAACTATCATGCCCATAACCAATATCTTGAAGCGATGGCAAAGCGCGGAGTTGTAGGGTTATTGGTGCTGCTTGCTATGTTATGTATTCCAATTCTTTTAGTGAAGAAAAAAATACCTATTATGGATCCTGCATCGGATGCATATTGTGGATGTGTGCTTGTGATTGTTACGTGTTTGACTACTGCAGATTATAATCTTAGTCAGGCATATTTTGCACATAATTCAGGCATAACATTTTTTGTCTTCTCTTTAGTATTGGCGCTATCCGTTTCAATTAATAATGAGAATCAACAATGA
- a CDS encoding polysaccharide deacetylase family protein encodes MNILMALSQLEVTGAEVYATTVGNELTRRGHNVFYVSDTLTKPTLGPVFRLRFNKRSILRRFWHVFYLIYLIKKHHIQLVHAHSRASGWSSYVACKLTSTPMITTVHGRQPVHASRKAFHALGYRAVAVCEDIAHQIIDNLGVDPAMVQVLRNGIETDKFQPVSAPDNPKPVIAIIGRLSGPKGELCYRLLDEVLDLDACRVRIVSGTKVPERFARFDDRAEFVGYVDDVPALLAQCDLVIGAGRVAMEALLCGRPAFAIGEARAIGLVTEQNLEEALASNFGDIGPKDLAIDFASLKVEVESALASKVVPEAIRQRIQDEYGLQGVVSGLESIYQDAVVDTLRREMPVIMYHRFIEQDSEKGVHGTWMPITMFEKHLRLMKWLGYETLTFRDLADKGFIHRLQYGKKYLMITADDGYQDNLTRMLPLLEKYGYQAVVYVVTGEGYNRWDVEHPTNPDTKISLMSGEQVKALAASGHVEIGGHTLTHPRLSQLTPEQQAHEIQENKCQLETLLGHPLLSFAYPYGDMNESAKEQAIAAGYRFAVATNSGPKAMHQDPFQIRRIAIFPRTDAFGLWRKIRGNYVFRK; translated from the coding sequence ATGAATATATTGATGGCACTCTCCCAGCTCGAAGTCACGGGCGCCGAGGTTTATGCCACCACGGTCGGTAATGAACTGACCCGGCGTGGTCACAACGTCTTTTATGTGTCAGACACCCTGACCAAACCGACGCTTGGCCCCGTCTTTCGGCTTCGCTTCAACAAGCGCAGTATCCTGCGCCGCTTTTGGCACGTATTCTATCTTATCTACCTCATCAAGAAGCATCATATCCAGTTGGTACACGCTCACTCCCGCGCCTCCGGCTGGAGCAGTTATGTGGCCTGCAAGCTGACGAGCACCCCGATGATCACTACGGTGCATGGTCGCCAGCCGGTGCACGCCTCGCGCAAGGCGTTCCATGCACTCGGCTATCGGGCGGTTGCCGTCTGCGAGGATATTGCCCACCAGATCATCGACAACCTTGGGGTGGATCCTGCCATGGTGCAGGTGCTGCGCAACGGTATCGAAACCGACAAATTTCAGCCCGTGTCGGCACCGGATAACCCCAAGCCGGTGATCGCCATCATTGGTCGTCTGAGTGGCCCCAAGGGGGAGCTCTGCTACCGCCTGCTCGACGAAGTGCTCGATCTGGATGCCTGTCGAGTGCGGATTGTCAGCGGCACCAAGGTGCCGGAGCGCTTTGCCCGTTTCGACGATCGCGCCGAGTTTGTCGGTTATGTGGATGATGTCCCCGCGCTGCTGGCGCAATGCGATCTGGTGATCGGTGCCGGTCGGGTGGCGATGGAAGCCCTGCTCTGCGGTCGCCCCGCCTTTGCCATCGGTGAAGCCAGGGCCATCGGTCTGGTGACTGAACAGAATCTGGAGGAGGCGCTGGCCAGCAACTTCGGCGATATTGGTCCCAAGGATCTGGCTATCGACTTTGCTTCGCTGAAAGTTGAGGTAGAGTCCGCGCTCGCGAGCAAGGTGGTGCCGGAAGCCATTCGCCAGCGCATTCAGGATGAGTATGGCTTGCAAGGGGTGGTCTCTGGTCTCGAGTCCATCTATCAGGATGCGGTAGTCGACACCCTGCGCCGCGAGATGCCCGTCATCATGTACCACCGTTTTATCGAACAGGATAGCGAGAAAGGGGTGCATGGTACCTGGATGCCGATCACCATGTTCGAGAAGCATCTGCGCCTGATGAAGTGGCTAGGCTATGAAACCCTGACTTTCCGCGATTTGGCGGACAAAGGCTTTATCCACCGTCTGCAATACGGCAAGAAGTACCTGATGATCACTGCCGATGACGGCTATCAGGACAACCTGACCCGCATGCTGCCATTGCTGGAAAAATATGGTTACCAAGCCGTGGTGTACGTGGTCACCGGTGAAGGCTATAACCGTTGGGATGTGGAGCATCCGACCAATCCGGATACCAAGATTTCATTGATGAGTGGTGAGCAGGTCAAGGCGCTGGCCGCCAGCGGCCATGTGGAAATTGGTGGGCATACCCTGACCCATCCCCGCTTGAGTCAGCTCACACCCGAGCAACAAGCCCATGAAATTCAGGAGAATAAATGCCAACTGGAGACCCTGCTTGGCCATCCGCTGCTCTCGTTTGCCTACCCTTACGGAGATATGAACGAGAGTGCCAAGGAGCAGGCTATCGCCGCCGGGTATCGTTTTGCCGTCGCTACCAATAGCGGCCCCAAAGCAATGCACCAGGACCCTTTCCAGATCCGTCGGATCGCTATTTTCCCTCGCACAGATGCGTTCGGGTTATGGCGCAAAATTCGTGGGAATTATGTTTTTAGAAAGTGA
- a CDS encoding transposase: MRLEYKAQAAGRHLIKLDQWFASSKPCSECGHKMPEMPLHQRQWVCPACGAEHDRDINAAMNIRQQGILELKAAGLAVSAHGGQRKSVNLTVAA; this comes from the coding sequence ATGAGGCTGGAGTACAAAGCCCAAGCGGCGGGCCGCCACCTAATCAAACTCGATCAGTGGTTTGCCAGCTCTAAACCATGTAGCGAGTGCGGCCACAAGATGCCGGAGATGCCACTTCACCAGCGACAGTGGGTATGTCCAGCGTGTGGGGCAGAGCATGACCGCGACATCAACGCGGCCATGAACATTCGACAGCAAGGAATATTGGAATTAAAAGCGGCGGGGCTCGCCGTTTCTGCCCATGGAGGCCAGCGTAAATCCGTCAATCTGACGGTAGCGGCCTAA
- a CDS encoding glycosyltransferase codes for MTPPVKKFLFIVEDLYGGGAEKVLLNTASLLKDAGADVTLFTLREKIDHTLPDNIHPINLGIVTKLTKAISNVAVEKIQASLILKKVKEISPDVIISCSCDKITRHLPDTLNVYYWIHGNVTGFAKDNAKGYKKFKRFYNGKKLICVSRGIADDILQNVKATPKSCQVIYNPFDIEKIQALANEPFSKPFDKYFIHVGTFEERKRHDRLLQAYQLSGVATPLVLMGKGERRPHIEAMIAEMSLANKVKIIDFQKNPYPYIKAAQALILTSDAEGLPTVLIEALICHTPVISVDCPSGPAEIITSDIEKYLVPLDDPHKLALAISDMDYYRAIINGELYKAFSNKKTITTFMAL; via the coding sequence ATGACCCCACCAGTTAAAAAGTTTTTATTCATTGTTGAAGACTTGTATGGTGGTGGTGCAGAAAAGGTTCTGCTGAATACCGCATCCTTGCTAAAAGATGCCGGCGCCGATGTAACCTTGTTTACCTTGCGGGAAAAAATAGACCATACGCTACCTGACAACATTCACCCGATTAATCTTGGCATTGTCACAAAACTGACTAAAGCCATATCCAATGTTGCGGTTGAAAAAATACAAGCATCTTTGATCTTGAAAAAAGTCAAAGAGATCTCGCCTGACGTAATTATCTCATGCTCATGTGACAAAATTACGAGACACCTGCCTGATACACTGAATGTTTATTACTGGATCCACGGAAATGTCACCGGCTTTGCCAAAGACAATGCCAAAGGATATAAAAAATTCAAGCGTTTCTATAATGGCAAGAAACTGATCTGCGTATCTCGTGGCATCGCGGACGACATTTTACAAAATGTAAAAGCCACACCAAAATCGTGTCAGGTTATCTACAATCCGTTTGATATCGAGAAAATTCAGGCGTTGGCCAATGAGCCTTTCAGCAAGCCATTCGACAAGTATTTTATCCATGTCGGCACCTTCGAAGAGCGAAAACGCCACGATCGCCTCTTGCAGGCATATCAGCTAAGCGGCGTTGCTACACCACTCGTCCTGATGGGCAAAGGGGAGCGGCGTCCTCACATTGAAGCCATGATCGCGGAGATGAGCCTTGCCAACAAGGTGAAGATCATCGACTTTCAGAAGAATCCCTATCCCTATATCAAAGCAGCCCAAGCACTTATCCTGACATCCGATGCTGAAGGGCTGCCAACAGTGCTTATTGAAGCGCTTATCTGCCACACACCGGTTATCAGTGTGGATTGTCCGTCTGGGCCCGCGGAGATCATCACCTCTGATATAGAAAAATATTTAGTTCCTTTAGATGATCCTCATAAACTAGCTCTGGCTATTTCTGATATGGATTACTACCGTGCTATTATAAATGGCGAATTATATAAAGCGTTCTCCAACAAAAAAACAATCACTACTTTTATGGCTCTATAA